One genomic window of Trichomycterus rosablanca isolate fTriRos1 chromosome 1, fTriRos1.hap1, whole genome shotgun sequence includes the following:
- the recql gene encoding ATP-dependent DNA helicase Q1 isoform X2: MANITDKERARAELDSVDAELELLELQISELLEKQAALTSRKKQLLKSLDGSCDFSQPSGSGETPKATFSKKDLQHYEESDFSWSKEVEEKLSRVFKLSKFRPLQQAAINLSMSGKDLFLVMPTGRGKSLCYQLPAICSEGFTLVIAPLVSLMEDQLMYLKSINVPAVTLNASSSKEDSKYVMAGMVDKNIPFKLLYVTPEKIAKSKLLMSKLEKAYKMGLLDRIAVDEVHCCSQWGHDFRPDYKLLGILKRQFTSVPLIGLTATATSEVLKDCQKILCVPDAVMLTAPFNRPNLHYEVRFKVNENITREITGLIKGRFKDQSGIVYVFSQKEAETVSVDLQQSGILAQPYHANMEASDKTLVHRQWSNNKIQVVVATVAFGMGIDKADVRFVIHYTISKSIENYYQESGRAGRDDGPAYCIVFYGFADIFRISTMVVMENTGQQKLQNMVAYCQNVDRCRRAVMAVHFDEVWNDEECKQMCDVCRHGSDYVTMDITKHAREAVAIVEVATSMDEKMTPLKLCETWLGKGVAKIRKMTAVTTLSRLEVEAVIVHLLLHGYFSEDFSFTPYTTYFYVKIGRKAALLKKENHSITMKMKRRHNAPNQAASSPQWHVTVQQTLIAAKKKRIKKKHHRRKHWRRKHCQCSVGSSRDVKPTFRSHRAGKKVNETGGSGDKISGKLKSKEGKRSAESAEKTFVAKKIKKEPVP; this comes from the exons ATGGCCAACATCACTGATAAAG AGAGGGCCCGAGCAGAGCTAGACTCTGTAGATGCAGAGTTGGAGTTACTTGAGCTTCAGATCTCAGAGCTTCTGGAGAAGCAGGCCGCCTTAACCTCCAGGAAAAAACAATTACTGAAGAGCCTGGATGGCTCCTGTGACTTTTCTCAGCCATCAGGATCTGGAGAAACCCCTAAAGCCACCTTTAGCAAAAAAGACCTGCAACATTATGAAGAGTCAG ACTTCTCATGGTCTAAAGAGGTTGAGGAGAAACTCTCAAGAGTGTTCAAGCTTTCGAAATTCCGGCCACTTCAGCAAGCAGCCATCAACCTCAGTATGTCAGGAAAAGATCTTTTTTTGGTCATGCCTACTggcagaggcaaaagtttatgtTATCAGCTACCGGCTATCTGCTCAGAAG GTTTTACATTGGTCATTGCTCCACTGGTGTCCTTGATGGAGGATCAACTCATGTATCTGAAGTCCATCAATGTCCCTGCTGTAACACTTAATGCTTCTAGTTCAAAG GAGGATTCCAAGTATGTTATGGCAGGCATGGTTGATAAAAACATTCCCTTTAAACTGCTGTATGTTACCCCAGAGAAGATTGCTAAGAGCAAGCTGCTCATGTCTAAACTTGAAAAGGCCTATAAAATGGGTCTGCTCGATCGCATTGCTGTGGATGAAGTTCACTGCTGCAGTCAGTGGGGTCATGACTTCAGACCAG ATTACAAGCTTCTGGGCATTCTCAAACGTCAGTTTACTAGTGTTCCACTGATTGGACTGACAGCTACTGCAACCAGCGAAGTTTTAAAAGACTGCCAGAAGATTTTGTGTGTTCCAGATGCAGTCATGCTTACAGCACCATTTAACAGACCTAATCTCCACTATGAG GTTAGATTTAAGGTTAATGAAAATATAACCAGAGAAATAACAGGACTAATCAAAGGAAGATTCAAGGACCAATCAG gAATTGTGTATGTGTTCTCCCAAAAAGAAGCAGAGACTGTGTCTGTAGATCTGCAGCAGAGTGGCATCCTGGCCCAGCCATACCATGCAAACATGGAGGCCTCAGATAAAACCCTGGTTCACCGCCAGTGGTCTAATAATAAAATCCAG GTGGTCGTGGCTACTGTGGCATTTGGAATGGGCATTGACAAAGCTGATGTGCGATTTGTAATCCATTATACCATCAGCAAGTCCATAGAGAATTACTATCAGGAGAGTGGACGTGCAG GAAGAGACGATGGTCCAGCATACTGCATAGTGTTCTATGGGTTTGCAGACATTTTTAGAATTAGTACCATGGTTGTGATGGAGAATACAGGTCAGCAGAAGCTTCAGAATATGGTGGCCTATTGTCAGAATGTAGACAG GTGTCGTCGTGCCGTCATGGCAGTTCATTTTGATGAAGTTTGGAATGATGAAGAGTGCAAACAGATGTGTGATGTCTGTCGACATGGCAGTG ACTATGTCACCATGGATATCACCAAGCATGCACGTGAGGCAGTGGCGATTGTGGAGGTGGCCACGTCTATGGATGAAAAGATGACTCCTTTGAAACTGTGTGAGACCTGGTTGGGGAAAGGGGTTGCCAAGATCCGCAAAATGACAGCGGTCACAACATTGTCACGTCttgaagtggaggctgttattgtCCATCTTCTATTGCATGGCTACTTCAG tgaaGACTTCAGCTTCACCCCATACACTACATATTTTTACGTGAAAATTGGACGCAAAGCTGCCCTgcttaaaaaagaaaaccacTCTATTACTATGAAGATGAAGAGAAGACATAATGCACCCAACCAAGCTGCTTCAAGT CCTCAGTGGCATGTGACTGTACAGCAGACACTGATTGCTGCAAAAAAgaagagaataaaaaaaaaacatcacaggAGAAAACATTGGAGGAGGAAGCATTGTCAGTGCAGTGTGGGCAGTTCACGTGATGTTAAACCGACATTTAGGAGCCACAGAGCTGGCAAGAAG
- the recql gene encoding ATP-dependent DNA helicase Q1 isoform X3, whose product MANITDKERARAELDSVDAELELLELQISELLEKQAALTSRKKQLLKSLDGSCDFSQPSGSGETPKATFSKKDLQHYEESDFSWSKEVEEKLSRVFKLSKFRPLQQAAINLSMSGKDLFLVMPTGRGKSLCYQLPAICSEGFTLVIAPLVSLMEDQLMYLKSINVPAVTLNASSSKEDSKYVMAGMVDKNIPFKLLYVTPEKIAKSKLLMSKLEKAYKMGLLDRIAVDEVHCCSQWGHDFRPDYKLLGILKRQFTSVPLIGLTATATSEVLKDCQKILCVPDAVMLTAPFNRPNLHYEVRFKVNENITREITGLIKGRFKDQSGIVYVFSQKEAETVSVDLQQSGILAQPYHANMEASDKTLVHRQWSNNKIQVVVATVAFGMGIDKADVRFVIHYTISKSIENYYQESGRAGRDDGPAYCIVFYGFADIFRISTMVVMENTGQQKLQNMVAYCQNVDRCRRAVMAVHFDEVWNDEECKQMCDVCRHGSDYVTMDITKHAREAVAIVEVATSMDEKMTPLKLCETWLGKGVAKIRKMTAVTTLSRLEVEAVIVHLLLHGYFSEDFSFTPYTTYFYVKIGRKAALLKKENHSITMKMKRRHNAPNQAASSVNETGGSGDKISGKLKSKEGKRSAESAEKTFVAKKIKKEPVP is encoded by the exons ATGGCCAACATCACTGATAAAG AGAGGGCCCGAGCAGAGCTAGACTCTGTAGATGCAGAGTTGGAGTTACTTGAGCTTCAGATCTCAGAGCTTCTGGAGAAGCAGGCCGCCTTAACCTCCAGGAAAAAACAATTACTGAAGAGCCTGGATGGCTCCTGTGACTTTTCTCAGCCATCAGGATCTGGAGAAACCCCTAAAGCCACCTTTAGCAAAAAAGACCTGCAACATTATGAAGAGTCAG ACTTCTCATGGTCTAAAGAGGTTGAGGAGAAACTCTCAAGAGTGTTCAAGCTTTCGAAATTCCGGCCACTTCAGCAAGCAGCCATCAACCTCAGTATGTCAGGAAAAGATCTTTTTTTGGTCATGCCTACTggcagaggcaaaagtttatgtTATCAGCTACCGGCTATCTGCTCAGAAG GTTTTACATTGGTCATTGCTCCACTGGTGTCCTTGATGGAGGATCAACTCATGTATCTGAAGTCCATCAATGTCCCTGCTGTAACACTTAATGCTTCTAGTTCAAAG GAGGATTCCAAGTATGTTATGGCAGGCATGGTTGATAAAAACATTCCCTTTAAACTGCTGTATGTTACCCCAGAGAAGATTGCTAAGAGCAAGCTGCTCATGTCTAAACTTGAAAAGGCCTATAAAATGGGTCTGCTCGATCGCATTGCTGTGGATGAAGTTCACTGCTGCAGTCAGTGGGGTCATGACTTCAGACCAG ATTACAAGCTTCTGGGCATTCTCAAACGTCAGTTTACTAGTGTTCCACTGATTGGACTGACAGCTACTGCAACCAGCGAAGTTTTAAAAGACTGCCAGAAGATTTTGTGTGTTCCAGATGCAGTCATGCTTACAGCACCATTTAACAGACCTAATCTCCACTATGAG GTTAGATTTAAGGTTAATGAAAATATAACCAGAGAAATAACAGGACTAATCAAAGGAAGATTCAAGGACCAATCAG gAATTGTGTATGTGTTCTCCCAAAAAGAAGCAGAGACTGTGTCTGTAGATCTGCAGCAGAGTGGCATCCTGGCCCAGCCATACCATGCAAACATGGAGGCCTCAGATAAAACCCTGGTTCACCGCCAGTGGTCTAATAATAAAATCCAG GTGGTCGTGGCTACTGTGGCATTTGGAATGGGCATTGACAAAGCTGATGTGCGATTTGTAATCCATTATACCATCAGCAAGTCCATAGAGAATTACTATCAGGAGAGTGGACGTGCAG GAAGAGACGATGGTCCAGCATACTGCATAGTGTTCTATGGGTTTGCAGACATTTTTAGAATTAGTACCATGGTTGTGATGGAGAATACAGGTCAGCAGAAGCTTCAGAATATGGTGGCCTATTGTCAGAATGTAGACAG GTGTCGTCGTGCCGTCATGGCAGTTCATTTTGATGAAGTTTGGAATGATGAAGAGTGCAAACAGATGTGTGATGTCTGTCGACATGGCAGTG ACTATGTCACCATGGATATCACCAAGCATGCACGTGAGGCAGTGGCGATTGTGGAGGTGGCCACGTCTATGGATGAAAAGATGACTCCTTTGAAACTGTGTGAGACCTGGTTGGGGAAAGGGGTTGCCAAGATCCGCAAAATGACAGCGGTCACAACATTGTCACGTCttgaagtggaggctgttattgtCCATCTTCTATTGCATGGCTACTTCAG tgaaGACTTCAGCTTCACCCCATACACTACATATTTTTACGTGAAAATTGGACGCAAAGCTGCCCTgcttaaaaaagaaaaccacTCTATTACTATGAAGATGAAGAGAAGACATAATGCACCCAACCAAGCTGCTTCAAGT